In Janthinobacterium sp. B9-8, the genomic stretch AATCTTGGCCGCTTTTTCTTCATCAAGTAAAGGTACTGCCTCTTCAGCAGGCACAACGCTTTCTGTTTTTCTTAATGCTGCAGCGGCTTTAGCTTCGGCGATTTCTGCCTGCTTGGCCGCTTCCCACTCGCTACGCTCTTCCGGGCTCATGGCCGCAATTCTGGCTCTTTCTTCACGGCGTTTATCCAGAATTTCTTTGGTGCGGTCGGTTTTATCCAGGCTGCTGGCAGGCAGAGTTTGCGATGGAGCCATTGGCAGATCCTCACTGCGCGCCACAGGCACGGCGGCCTCGGCCTCGGCTTTTTTCGCTGCGGCTCTGGCCATTGCGGCGGCAATTTTGGCTTTTTTCTCAGCGGCTAATTGCTCGGCCTGATCGGCATCGCTCGCAGCAAGGCCTGCATCTCTCGCTGCCGATTCGTTTGCTGCCACCGATTTAGCGATCGCGGCTTTAATTTTGGCTGCGCGGATAGCATCTTCAGGATCATCAGACGCCACCGCTTGAGCAAGCTTTTGTGTAGCTTTGGCGGCAAGGCGCTCGGCTTTTTCCTGTTTCTCGCGCTCGGCCCTGAATTCTCTGAACTCAAAACGCTCGCGCGCTAAATCAGCGGCGTGTTTGGTTTTTTCAGCCGCCCAGATTTCAGATTTTGCAAAGCGGTAGTAATCCACGAGACGAATATTGCTGGGGCACACATAGGCGCAAGCGCCGCATTCGATGCAATCAAACAGATTGCGCTCCTGCGCTTTGCCAAAGTTTTTGCTTTTGGCAAACCAGAATAAATCCATCGGTTGCAATTCGGCGGGGCAAGCTTCGGCGCATTTGCTGCAACGAATACAGGGCATTTCGCGCGGTTTTTCGGGGAAATCTGCAGGCGTTTTGGCGATTACACAATTGCCCGCCTTGCTTAGCCCCACGGCCAGAGACGGCAGTTCAAAGCCCATCATCGGGCCGCCATAGATATAGCCGGAGCTGCCCTTCTCACCCTCTCCCGCTGCTTTTAATAAATCTTGCAGCGGTGTGCCGATCAGCGCCTCATAATTCCCTGGGCGCTCTACATTGCCGGTAATCGTTACCACGCGGCGAATCACCGGCTCGGCATGGGCCAAGGCACAGTAAATACTGTGGATAGTGGCGACATTAAAACATTGCACGCCCAAATCTGTAGAACGCACGCCACTTGGCACTTCGATATTGCACAGCAATTTAATCAGCTGCTTGGCGCCGCCCGATGGATACAGCGTGGGCACTTGCACCACTTCAATGGCCTCCACTGCCTTGCTGCGGCTGGCTTTAATCGCATCCCGCAAAGCGGCTGCGGCTTCTGGCTTGTTGTCTTCAATCCCAATCAACACCTGTTTCGCGTTGAGCAAAGACTGCACCATCAAAATGCCGGCGATGATCTCGGCGGCGCGCTCCCGCATCAGCCTGTCGTCGCAGGTGATATAAGGCTCGCACTCTGCACCATTAATAATCAGCGTATCGAGCTGAGTTTTACTGCTTAATTTAAGATGCGATGGAAACACCGCACCGCCCAAACCCACCACGCCCATATCGCGCAAATAAGTGCGCACCGCATTAGGCTCTGCATTGCGCCAGTCAAACAAAGGGCGCTCCTGCCACTGATCTTTGCCATCGGGGATCAGCACAATACAGGCATCGCGTAAGCCAGAAGGATGGGCGATCGGATATAAATCAATTGCTTCAATCCGCCCCGAAGTCGGCGCATGCAAAGCGGCCGAGATCATGCCGTCTGCCGCTGCAATCATCTGGCCCTTTGCGACTTGGTCCCCAACTTTAACCAAGGGCTTGGCGGCGCTGCCTATGCTTTGTTGCAGGGATAAAATTAGCCGCGCCGGTAGCGCCGCTGTTCTGATCGGGTAGTGGCTGGATTCGGCTTTATGCTCGGGCGGATGAACACCGCCATGGAAGGTGATAATTTGCCGATTCATAAGCCACTCAGATGTTTCATAAATTCACACGATGATCGCGCAGGAATTTGTTCGTAATGGGGATTTTGTGAAGGAGCGGCGTAGTGGTTCATACGCCCGACTGAGTAAAACGCCCCAGTACGAACAAAGAGCAAGTGAGGACGGGGGATCATTTATGAAGCATCCGAGTGTAACTTGATTGGGATGACAGGATAGCGCCAACGCCAGTTACTCACCGTGGTGCCAAGCGGAACAATATCGATACAATCGACAGGACAGGGCGCCACGCATAGCTCACAGCCTGTGCATTCCGCAGCAATCACGGTATGCAGCTGCTTGGCCGCGCCCACGATGGCATCCACAGGGCAAGCCTGAATACAGAGCGTACAGCCGATGCAAACGGCTTCGTCAATCAGCGCTACGGATTTAGGTTTTTCTACGCCATTCTCGGCATTAAGCGGCTTGAATTCTTTACCCAGCAAATCCGCCAGTTTGCGAATGCCATCTTCACCACCCGGCGGGCAACAATTGATATCGGCTTCTTCATTGGCAATCGCCGTGGCATAGGGCTTACAGCCAGGAAAACCACACTGGCCACACTGGGTTTGCGGCAAGATCGCATCAATTTTATCGACTAATGGATCTTCATCAACCTTGAACTTAATCGCAGCAAAGCCCAGCACCGCCCCCAGCGCCAAAGCAAGAACAGCCATTAACAAAATGGCCAGTAAAAAAGACATAGCTTTCCTAAAAATGATTACAGATCACAAACCCAAATCTTGAACCACGGAGGACACAGAGAACACGGAGAAAACCTATGAATGAATGAAGTGATAATAAACAAAGGATCTCCCGAAGAAGACATAGATTGAAAAACAAATCCATTACCCACGTAATGCCTTCATCAGGTCTTGATATCGTATTGGTTTTCTCCGTGTAACTCTGTGTCCTCCGTACTCTCCGTGGTTAAAGATTTGGGTTTTACCGCACCAAGCCAGCGAACCCCATAAAGGCCAAGCTCATCAGCCCTGCGGTGATAAAGGCCACCGGTGTGCCTTTAAAGAATTCGGGGATATCTGCGCCCTCTAGTCTTTCGCGCATGGCGGCAAATAGGATCAGTACCAGACTAAAACCTACTGCCGAACCAAAGCCAAATAATAGCGATTCGACAAAATTATATTTTTGCGCCGAGCTAATCAAAGGCACGCCCAATACCGCGCAATTGGTGGTGATCAGAGGCAGATAAATCCCCAGCGCTTGGTAAAGAACAGGGCTGGCTTTATGAATAAACATTTCAGTGAATTGCACAATCGCGGCAATCACCACAATAAAAGCAAGGGTGCGCAAATATTCCAGCTGCCAGAAGATCAATATCTGATCGATCATCCACGATGTGCCTGATGCCAGCGTCAGCACAAAGGCAGTGGCAAGGCCCATGCCGATCGATGCTTCCAGCTTTTTAGACACGCCCATAAATGGGCATAAGCCCAAAATACGCACCAGCACGGCATTATTAACCAGCACCGCGCCCAGAAGCAGCAGTAAATAGTGTTGAAAATCCATGGTTTAAAATCTCTCCGTAGGACGGGGCAAGCCGTCATTGAACTCAATTGCTAAAGTGGCGGCTTGCGCCGGCCTACGGTTTTTTATCTACTTACAAAGCGGCAATCGCCTCAACGCAATCACTAACCATTTGCGGGCCTTCGTAAATCAGGCCGCTATACACTTGCACTAGGCTTGCGCCTGCGCGGATTTTCTCTGCGGCGTGTTCGCCCTTGAAAATCCCACCCACCCCAATAATAGGCAGGGCGCCGTCTAGGGCTTCGGCCAGATCACGAATTACCTTGGTTGATTTGGCCCTGACCGGTGCGCCCGACAAGCCCCCCGCTTCTTGCCCATGTTTTAAATGCTCGACACCAACACGGGATAATGTGGTGTTGCTGGCAATCACAGCATCGATACCGCTAGCCACTAGGCGCTCGGCAATATCCTGAACTTGGTTGCTATCTAAATCGGGCGCTATTTTAAGGGCAAGAGGTACGTAGCGGCCATGACGATCCGCAAGCTCTGTTTGCTTTTGCTTTAAAGCCGTCAGCAAACGCCCCAATTCATCCGCGCCTTGCAGCTGGCGCAAGTTCTTTGTATTAGGGCTAGAGATATTGACCGTGACGTAGCTGGCGTGTTCATACACTTTATCTAAGCAGATGAGATAGTCATCAGCTGCGTTCTCGATCGGCGTGTCCGCATTTTTGCCGATATTGATACCCAAAATACCCTGATAATTGCTGTTTTTAACGTTCTCGATCAGCTTATCCACGCCATCATTATTAAAACCCATACGGTTAATAATGCCCTCGGCTTCCGGCAAACGAAACAAACGTGGCTTAGGATTACCCGGCTGAGGACGAGGTGTGATGGTGCCGATTTCTAGGAAACCAAAACCCAGCTCGGCCATCGCATCGATATGGTCACCATTTTTATCTAAGCCAGCGGCCAGCCCAACAGGATTCGGAAAATCCAGCCCCATCACAGAAACAGGGCATTCAGGCACCGTAGGCGTAAACGTGCGCAAAAATCCCAAGCTATGCAAGGCATGCAAGCCGGTAAACGCCGCAGCGTGCGCTTTTTCGGCGTCGAGTAAAAAAAGAAAAGGTTTAACTAACTGATAAGACATGAGGCAGGGAATCCGGCAATTGATAGGCAAAACTGCGCCAAAGACGCTACTTGTTTCCCTTTTCCAATGTGGCATCACACTGGAAAAGAGTTACATATGTAAGACTAAATGCTCAATCAACCCTTGCGATTTACGCAAGCATCAAAAGTGTTTTGCATCAGAGTAGCCACAGTCATCAAGCCCACCCCCCCCGGCACTGGCGTAATCCACGCTGCTTTTTCTTTGGCAACATCAAACTCAACGTCACCACAGAGCTTGCCGTTTTCTAAGCGATTGATGCCCACGTCGATCACAATCGCGCCCGCCTTAATCCAGTCCCCTTTCACAAAATTAGGGATACCTACGCCAGCCACTACAATATCTGCGCCACGTACTTTGCTTTCTAAGTCTTGCGTTTTGCTATGACAGATCGTAACGGTAGCGCGAGCCAGTAAAAGCTCTAAAGCCTGCGGGCGACCTACGATATTAGATGCGCCCACGATGACAGCGTCTTTACCAACGATATCAATTCCGGTTCGCTCTAATAAAGTCATCACACCGCGTGGGGTGCACGGGCGCAGCAAAGGCATTTTTAAAGCGAGGCGACCAATATTATAAGGATGGAAACCATCGACATCTTTTACCGGGTCGATCAGCTCGATCACTTTCTCTGCATTAATATGTTTTGGTAAAGGCAGTTGTACCAAGATACCGTCGATCTCATCGTCCTGATTAAACTTAGCCACTAGGGCCAGCAAATCAGCTTCAGAAGTATCCGCTGGTAAATCGATATCAATAGAGCGAATCCCAGCATTAGCGCACTGACGCTTCTTATTACCTACATAGACTTGAGAAGCAGGGTCTGCCCCAACCAAAATCACGGCAAGTGCAGGAGCACGTAAGCCACTTGCCACACGGGCATCTACTTTGGCGCGAACATCACTAACAATTTCGGCCGAAATGATTTTTCCGTCGAGAATTTGGGCTGTCATGGGTAAAACTCCTGCTGTTTCTATCGCAAAAAACGCATTTTCTCATGCAAAAGCATCTAGCCCAAACATTTCCTACATATTTTTCTAAGTGGGTGCTGTTTAACTAACTAGGAAATATCAAAAAAATTAACCTATATTTCAGATATTTTTTACGACAAAAATCACCATAAAAAACAAAGAGTAGCGTAAGAATCCACCCCATTTACCCACGTTTAGCGTTATCCGTCTCAGAAAAAAGATCGCGAAGGTGCTTGACGCCAAAAAGCCTGCACAGTATATTGCGTCCTCTGTTCGGGGCGTAGCGCAGCCCGGTAGCGCATCTGCTTTGGGAGCAGAGGGTCGTGAGTTCGAATCCCACCGCCCCGACCAGAACTTATCCTTATCCGATAAGTTGTTTTAAAGTAAGAACTTATTCACCCAGATAAGTAGATTTATAGTACGGTTGTACAGTGTGCCCGTAGCTCAACTGGATAGAGCAACGGCCTTCTAAGCCGTAGGTTACAGGTTCGATTCCTGTCGGGTGCGCCAAGTGTGTGATCGACTATTAAAACGAACCAAGATTTTAGTTTTAGACTTGTAGTATATTAAGTCTTAAACGCACCGCTCAGCGGTGGCTGTAGCTCAGTTGGTAGAGTCCAGGATTGTGATTCCTGTTGTCGTGGGTTCGAGCCCCATCAGCCACCCCAGTAAGAAAGCAAAAAGCCCATCCGCAAGGTTGGGCTTTTTGCTTTGCTGCGTTTCAATCAAATACAGGCTTAAGCTGCAGTTTTACGGCGGCGAGCTACTCCTAATAATCCGAGCAAGCCCATGCCCATTAAGGCATATGTTTCTGGCTCAGGTACCGGAGTTACAGAATCCACTCCGCTTAAATGTACGCTCCAGTTTTTGCCCTTATTGAGACCATTGGCTGGCTGAGCCCAATCTTCCAGACGAATTGGAGCCTGATTGTCGTATGTAAAGCCACTGCTAAGCACTGAGCCACGAGCGCGATTATTATAAGTAGCGATCGTAAACAGATATTCACCAGCGGCCAGAGTTGTAAATTTCAAACCAGAATCAAAGCGGGTTTGGCCCGGAGCAATACTGGCATCATCATCATTCTGCCCCAATAAGCTCCATACTGAGCCTTCCTTTTTCCATACGACAGTAACCGGGTCAAAATTTATGCCGTTACGGAATGAATCTGTCCAGACTTTTACGTTTGTATTTGCTTGATTCAAGGTAAAACCAAGCTTCACAACGTCTTTGTGGTAATTGATACTTCCACTAAAATCAAAAACTGCAGCGTGTGAAACGGATGAAATAAATAGTGTTGCTAGTGCTAGTTTTTTCAGCATGCCAGATCCCCTAAAATTTTTATAGAAACAATTTTACAACAAAAGAAAGCTAACACAAAACTTCAAGTAATTCACAAAAATGAATATAAGAATTATTGTATATAATAAAAATCAAACACTTAATTTCAATAAAATAAAAACACCTAGCAAACCTCGTTCATTTATTT encodes the following:
- the rsxC gene encoding electron transport complex subunit RsxC, which translates into the protein MNRQIITFHGGVHPPEHKAESSHYPIRTAALPARLILSLQQSIGSAAKPLVKVGDQVAKGQMIAAADGMISAALHAPTSGRIEAIDLYPIAHPSGLRDACIVLIPDGKDQWQERPLFDWRNAEPNAVRTYLRDMGVVGLGGAVFPSHLKLSSKTQLDTLIINGAECEPYITCDDRLMRERAAEIIAGILMVQSLLNAKQVLIGIEDNKPEAAAALRDAIKASRSKAVEAIEVVQVPTLYPSGGAKQLIKLLCNIEVPSGVRSTDLGVQCFNVATIHSIYCALAHAEPVIRRVVTITGNVERPGNYEALIGTPLQDLLKAAGEGEKGSSGYIYGGPMMGFELPSLAVGLSKAGNCVIAKTPADFPEKPREMPCIRCSKCAEACPAELQPMDLFWFAKSKNFGKAQERNLFDCIECGACAYVCPSNIRLVDYYRFAKSEIWAAEKTKHAADLARERFEFREFRAEREKQEKAERLAAKATQKLAQAVASDDPEDAIRAAKIKAAIAKSVAANESAARDAGLAASDADQAEQLAAEKKAKIAAAMARAAAKKAEAEAAVPVARSEDLPMAPSQTLPASSLDKTDRTKEILDKRREERARIAAMSPEERSEWEAAKQAEIAEAKAAAALRKTESVVPAEEAVPLLDEEKAAKIRAAMAKRDAEKARLAAMSPEEKAVLAAERQARIDAAMAAKAAKAAKDE
- the rsxB gene encoding electron transport complex subunit RsxB, with the translated sequence MSFLLAILLMAVLALALGAVLGFAAIKFKVDEDPLVDKIDAILPQTQCGQCGFPGCKPYATAIANEEADINCCPPGGEDGIRKLADLLGKEFKPLNAENGVEKPKSVALIDEAVCIGCTLCIQACPVDAIVGAAKQLHTVIAAECTGCELCVAPCPVDCIDIVPLGTTVSNWRWRYPVIPIKLHSDAS
- the rsxA gene encoding electron transport complex subunit RsxA; translated protein: MDFQHYLLLLLGAVLVNNAVLVRILGLCPFMGVSKKLEASIGMGLATAFVLTLASGTSWMIDQILIFWQLEYLRTLAFIVVIAAIVQFTEMFIHKASPVLYQALGIYLPLITTNCAVLGVPLISSAQKYNFVESLLFGFGSAVGFSLVLILFAAMRERLEGADIPEFFKGTPVAFITAGLMSLAFMGFAGLVR
- a CDS encoding quinone-dependent dihydroorotate dehydrogenase — protein: MSYQLVKPFLFLLDAEKAHAAAFTGLHALHSLGFLRTFTPTVPECPVSVMGLDFPNPVGLAAGLDKNGDHIDAMAELGFGFLEIGTITPRPQPGNPKPRLFRLPEAEGIINRMGFNNDGVDKLIENVKNSNYQGILGINIGKNADTPIENAADDYLICLDKVYEHASYVTVNISSPNTKNLRQLQGADELGRLLTALKQKQTELADRHGRYVPLALKIAPDLDSNQVQDIAERLVASGIDAVIASNTTLSRVGVEHLKHGQEAGGLSGAPVRAKSTKVIRDLAEALDGALPIIGVGGIFKGEHAAEKIRAGASLVQVYSGLIYEGPQMVSDCVEAIAAL
- the folD gene encoding bifunctional methylenetetrahydrofolate dehydrogenase/methenyltetrahydrofolate cyclohydrolase FolD translates to MTAQILDGKIISAEIVSDVRAKVDARVASGLRAPALAVILVGADPASQVYVGNKKRQCANAGIRSIDIDLPADTSEADLLALVAKFNQDDEIDGILVQLPLPKHINAEKVIELIDPVKDVDGFHPYNIGRLALKMPLLRPCTPRGVMTLLERTGIDIVGKDAVIVGASNIVGRPQALELLLARATVTICHSKTQDLESKVRGADIVVAGVGIPNFVKGDWIKAGAIVIDVGINRLENGKLCGDVEFDVAKEKAAWITPVPGGVGLMTVATLMQNTFDACVNRKG
- a CDS encoding DVUA0089 family protein; the protein is MLKKLALATLFISSVSHAAVFDFSGSINYHKDVVKLGFTLNQANTNVKVWTDSFRNGINFDPVTVVWKKEGSVWSLLGQNDDDASIAPGQTRFDSGLKFTTLAAGEYLFTIATYNNRARGSVLSSGFTYDNQAPIRLEDWAQPANGLNKGKNWSVHLSGVDSVTPVPEPETYALMGMGLLGLLGVARRRKTAA